Proteins from a single region of Pseudomonas phenolilytica:
- a CDS encoding acetyl-CoA C-acyltransferase family protein, with the protein MLEREIFVVGAVRTAIGSFGGALKDVPLGSLATSVVRAALERSGVEPDQVGHLVMGNVVATEPRDAYLGRLAAIDAGIPCTTPAFNVNRLCGSGLQAIISAAQAIRLGDTSIAIGAGAESMSRGPFMLPGLRWGTRLGDASAIDFMNGVLHDPFQQVHMGITAENVARRYDISRAQQDALALESQRRAARAIAEGRFATQIVPIEVSTRKGPRLFDTDEHVRGEVTAEQLAAMRPVFDKAAGTVTVGNASGLNDGAAAVVLAEGDRARELGLRPLVRLVGYAHAGVEPAYMGIGPVPAIRQVLQRTGLALEQMDVIEANEAFAAQACAVAQELGLDPERVNPNGSGISLGHPIGATGAIITTKAIYELQRTAGHYALVAMCIGGGQGVAAIFERTEP; encoded by the coding sequence ATGTTAGAGCGCGAGATTTTCGTCGTCGGAGCCGTTCGAACAGCCATAGGCAGCTTTGGCGGCGCACTGAAGGATGTACCGCTTGGTTCGCTGGCCACGAGCGTGGTCCGTGCGGCACTGGAGCGGTCCGGCGTCGAGCCGGACCAGGTCGGCCATCTAGTGATGGGCAACGTGGTCGCGACCGAGCCCAGGGACGCCTACCTGGGCCGTCTCGCCGCCATCGATGCCGGTATCCCCTGCACCACGCCCGCGTTCAACGTCAACCGTCTGTGCGGTTCGGGCCTGCAGGCGATCATTTCCGCGGCCCAGGCGATCCGGCTGGGCGACACCTCGATCGCCATCGGTGCCGGCGCCGAAAGCATGAGCCGCGGGCCATTCATGCTGCCCGGGCTGCGCTGGGGCACGCGGCTGGGCGACGCCAGCGCCATCGACTTCATGAACGGCGTGCTGCACGACCCCTTCCAGCAGGTGCACATGGGTATCACCGCGGAGAACGTCGCCCGGCGCTATGACATCAGCCGCGCCCAGCAGGATGCCCTCGCGCTCGAAAGCCAGCGCCGCGCCGCGCGCGCCATTGCTGAAGGCCGCTTCGCCACGCAGATCGTGCCGATCGAGGTGTCTACGCGCAAAGGCCCCCGCCTGTTCGATACCGACGAGCATGTGCGCGGCGAGGTGACCGCCGAGCAGCTCGCTGCCATGCGTCCGGTATTCGACAAGGCGGCCGGCACGGTCACCGTCGGCAATGCGTCGGGGCTCAACGATGGCGCTGCCGCCGTCGTGCTGGCCGAAGGCGACAGGGCTCGCGAACTGGGCCTGCGGCCGCTCGTCCGGCTGGTCGGTTATGCGCATGCGGGCGTCGAGCCGGCCTACATGGGTATCGGGCCGGTACCGGCGATACGTCAGGTACTGCAGCGCACCGGACTCGCGCTGGAGCAAATGGATGTCATCGAAGCCAACGAGGCATTCGCCGCCCAGGCCTGTGCTGTAGCACAGGAGCTGGGCCTGGATCCGGAACGGGTCAACCCCAACGGTTCCGGCATTTCCCTGGGCCATCCCATTGGAGCGACCGGCGCGATCATCACCACCAAAGCCATTTACGAATTGCAGCGAACGGCTGGCCATTACGCGCTGGTTGCGATGTGCATTGGCGGCGGGCAAGGCGTCGCCGCCATCTTCGAGCGCACCGAACCGTAG
- a CDS encoding enoyl-CoA hydratase/isomerase family protein, with protein MTNPSSKPVLVEHNNAVSCIRFNRPHMLNSIDSAMASAFLEACEEIVQRKQTRVLMLKGEGRCFMAGLDQQQFIDSPDSVEESVLEPMNKAMRLLGELEVPVLASVHGPVAGAGLSIALACDLVIAAHNSRFNFACLPTGSTSCQLGSSWHLPRLVGLHMAMEIALLSGSFNAQQALNIGLVNRVVPFHQLDCESQCVANRLCQSTTPSLGRLKKLIRQSFGQSLEQQLTDEQQALASSIRTPELREQVIKYKEKNPNLLKQ; from the coding sequence ATGACCAACCCATCTTCAAAGCCGGTATTGGTTGAACACAACAATGCGGTCAGCTGCATTCGCTTCAATAGGCCGCATATGTTGAATTCGATTGATTCAGCAATGGCAAGTGCTTTTCTCGAAGCTTGCGAGGAAATCGTGCAGCGAAAGCAAACACGAGTGCTGATGCTCAAGGGGGAAGGACGATGTTTCATGGCCGGGCTAGATCAGCAACAGTTCATCGACTCGCCCGATTCAGTTGAAGAAAGCGTACTTGAGCCGATGAACAAAGCAATGAGGCTCTTGGGGGAGCTGGAAGTTCCAGTTTTAGCCAGTGTGCATGGACCTGTTGCCGGAGCCGGGCTGAGTATCGCGCTGGCCTGCGACCTAGTCATTGCTGCACATAACAGCCGTTTCAATTTCGCATGCCTGCCTACCGGCAGCACGAGCTGTCAACTGGGTTCCTCTTGGCATCTTCCCCGCTTGGTCGGGCTACATATGGCGATGGAAATTGCGCTATTGAGCGGCTCTTTCAACGCACAGCAAGCGTTGAATATCGGTCTCGTGAATAGAGTCGTTCCCTTTCATCAACTCGATTGTGAAAGCCAATGCGTGGCTAATCGGCTTTGCCAATCCACCACACCCAGCTTAGGTCGATTGAAAAAATTGATACGACAGTCATTTGGACAATCGCTTGAACAACAGTTGACGGACGAACAGCAAGCCCTCGCCAGCTCCATAAGAACACCGGAGCTTCGGGAGCAGGTAATTAAATATAAGGAAAAAAATCCAAATCTTTTAAAGCAATAA
- a CDS encoding electron transfer flavoprotein subunit beta/FixA family protein — protein sequence MKTLVAVKKVVDYNVKVRVKADNSGVDLANVKMSMNPFCEIAVEEAVRLKEKGVASEIVVVSIGSAAAQEQLRTALALGADRAVLVESADELSSLAVAKLLKAVVDKEQPQLVILGKQAIDSDNNQTGQMLAALTGYAQGTFASKVEVAGDKVNVTREIDGGLQTVALSLPAIVTTDLRLNEPRYASLPNIMKAKKKPLETLTPDALGVATGSTVKTLKVEAPAARSAGIKVKSVAELVEKLKNEAKVI from the coding sequence ATGAAAACCTTGGTAGCTGTAAAAAAAGTGGTCGACTACAACGTCAAGGTTCGCGTCAAGGCGGACAACTCCGGCGTCGACCTCGCCAACGTCAAGATGTCGATGAACCCCTTCTGCGAAATTGCCGTGGAAGAAGCCGTACGCCTGAAAGAAAAGGGCGTGGCGAGCGAGATCGTTGTCGTCTCCATCGGTTCGGCCGCTGCTCAGGAGCAGCTGCGCACCGCACTGGCACTGGGCGCCGACCGCGCCGTGCTGGTTGAATCCGCTGATGAACTGAGCTCCCTGGCGGTTGCCAAGCTGCTCAAGGCGGTGGTCGACAAAGAGCAGCCGCAGCTGGTGATCCTCGGCAAGCAGGCGATCGACAGCGACAACAACCAGACCGGCCAGATGCTGGCCGCGCTGACCGGCTATGCCCAGGGCACCTTCGCCTCCAAGGTGGAAGTGGCTGGCGACAAGGTCAACGTCACCCGCGAAATCGATGGCGGTCTGCAGACCGTCGCGCTGAGCCTGCCGGCGATCGTCACCACCGACCTGCGTCTGAACGAGCCGCGCTACGCGTCGCTGCCGAACATCATGAAGGCCAAGAAGAAGCCGCTGGAAACCCTGACCCCGGACGCGCTGGGCGTCGCCACCGGTTCCACCGTGAAGACCCTGAAGGTCGAAGCGCCGGCTGCCCGCAGCGCCGGTATCAAGGTCAAGTCCGTGGCAGAACTGGTCGAGAAACTGAAGAACGAGGCGAAGGTAATCTAA
- a CDS encoding electron transfer flavoprotein subunit alpha/FixB family protein → MTILVIAEHNNAVLAAATLNTVAAAAKMGGDIHVLVAGSGCGAIGEAAAKIAGVSKVLVADDAAYAHQLPENVAPLIADLAKSYSHVLAPATTNGKNFLPRVAALLDVDQISEITSVESADTFKRPIYAGNAIATVQSTAPIKVITVRTTGFDAVSGEGGSAAIEQIAGSGDAGKSAFVGEELAKSDRPELTAAKIVVSGGRGMQNGDNFKHLYSLADKLGAAVGASRAAVDAGFVPNDMQVGQTGKIVAPQLYIAVGISGAIQHLAGMKDSKVIVAINKDEEAPIFQVADYGLVGDLFEIVPELEKLV, encoded by the coding sequence ATGACTATCCTGGTTATCGCTGAACACAACAACGCCGTCCTCGCGGCCGCAACCCTGAACACCGTGGCGGCTGCCGCGAAAATGGGTGGCGACATCCATGTGCTGGTCGCCGGTTCCGGCTGTGGTGCCATTGGCGAGGCAGCTGCCAAGATCGCCGGCGTTTCCAAGGTGCTGGTCGCCGACGATGCCGCCTACGCCCATCAGCTGCCGGAGAACGTCGCGCCGCTGATCGCCGATCTCGCCAAGAGTTACAGCCACGTACTGGCTCCGGCCACCACCAACGGCAAGAACTTCCTGCCGCGCGTCGCTGCGCTACTGGACGTCGACCAGATCTCCGAGATCACGTCGGTCGAAAGCGCTGACACCTTCAAGCGCCCGATCTACGCCGGCAACGCCATCGCCACCGTGCAGTCCACCGCACCGATCAAGGTCATCACCGTGCGTACCACCGGTTTCGATGCGGTCAGCGGCGAAGGTGGCTCGGCTGCCATCGAGCAGATCGCCGGCAGCGGTGACGCAGGCAAGTCCGCCTTCGTCGGCGAAGAGCTGGCCAAGTCCGACCGTCCCGAGCTGACCGCCGCCAAGATCGTCGTCTCCGGCGGTCGTGGCATGCAGAACGGCGATAACTTCAAGCACCTGTATTCGCTGGCCGACAAGCTCGGCGCGGCGGTCGGTGCCTCGCGTGCCGCGGTCGATGCCGGCTTCGTGCCGAACGACATGCAGGTCGGCCAGACCGGCAAGATCGTCGCGCCGCAGCTGTACATTGCCGTCGGTATCTCCGGCGCGATCCAGCACCTGGCCGGCATGAAGGACTCCAAGGTGATCGTCGCGATCAACAAGGACGAGGAAGCACCGATCTTCCAGGTTGCCGACTACGGCCTGGTGGGCGATCTGTTCGAGATCGTGCCGGAGCTGGAAAAGCTGGTCTGA
- a CDS encoding Re/Si-specific NAD(P)(+) transhydrogenase subunit alpha — protein MHIGVPLETHVGETRVAATPETVKKLIGQGHRVTLQSGAGLLSSVPDSAYEAAGATIGDAAAAFAAELVLKVNAPDEAELAQMQSGSVLLGMLNPFDNDCIARMAARGITAFALEAAPRTSRAQSLDVLSSQANIAGYKAVLLGAHHYPRFMPMLMTAAGTVKAARVLILGAGVAGLQAIATAKRLGAVVEASDVRPAVKEQIESLGAKFVDVPLETDEERECAEGVGGYARPMPASWMARQAQAVHERALQSDIVITTALIPGRKAPTLLQEATVEQMKPGSVIVDLAAGHGGNCPLTEIDQVVVRHGVTIVGHANLATLVPADASALYARNLLDFLKLVIDKDGQFQLNLEDDIVAACLMCRDGQVVRTNG, from the coding sequence ATGCACATCGGTGTACCCCTCGAAACCCATGTCGGGGAAACGCGCGTCGCCGCGACCCCGGAAACCGTCAAGAAACTGATCGGCCAAGGGCACCGGGTAACGCTGCAAAGCGGCGCCGGGTTGCTTTCCAGCGTGCCGGACAGCGCCTATGAGGCCGCTGGCGCAACCATCGGCGATGCGGCCGCGGCCTTTGCCGCCGAGCTGGTGCTGAAAGTCAATGCGCCGGACGAGGCGGAACTGGCGCAGATGCAGTCCGGCAGCGTGCTGCTGGGCATGCTCAACCCGTTCGACAATGACTGCATCGCGCGCATGGCCGCGCGCGGCATCACCGCCTTCGCGCTGGAAGCCGCGCCGCGCACCTCGCGCGCACAGAGCCTGGACGTGCTCTCGTCGCAGGCCAACATCGCCGGCTACAAGGCGGTGCTGCTCGGCGCCCATCACTACCCGCGCTTCATGCCGATGCTGATGACCGCTGCCGGTACGGTGAAGGCCGCGCGCGTGCTGATCCTCGGGGCCGGTGTCGCCGGGCTGCAGGCCATCGCCACGGCCAAGCGCCTGGGCGCGGTGGTCGAGGCTTCGGACGTGCGCCCGGCGGTGAAGGAGCAGATCGAATCGCTCGGCGCCAAGTTCGTCGACGTGCCGCTGGAGACCGACGAGGAGCGCGAATGCGCCGAAGGCGTCGGCGGCTATGCGCGGCCGATGCCGGCCTCGTGGATGGCGCGTCAGGCGCAGGCGGTGCACGAGCGTGCGCTGCAGTCGGACATCGTCATCACCACCGCGCTGATCCCGGGCCGCAAGGCGCCGACGCTGCTGCAGGAAGCCACCGTCGAGCAGATGAAGCCCGGCTCGGTGATCGTCGACCTGGCAGCCGGCCACGGCGGTAACTGCCCACTGACCGAGATCGACCAGGTGGTGGTGCGCCACGGCGTGACCATCGTCGGTCACGCCAACCTGGCGACGCTGGTGCCGGCCGACGCCTCGGCGCTGTACGCCCGCAACCTGCTGGATTTTCTCAAGCTGGTCATCGACAAGGACGGCCAGTTCCAGCTCAACCTCGAAGACGACATCGTCGCCGCGTGCCTGATGTGCCGCGACGGCCAGGTCGTGCGGACCAACGGTTAA
- a CDS encoding NAD(P) transhydrogenase subunit alpha, with product MDLISDGIYNLIIFVLAIYVGYHVVWNVTPALHTPLMAVTNAISAIVIVGAMLAAALTVTPLGKAMGTLAVALAAVNVFGGFLVTRRMLEMFKKKDRSAAKAEGK from the coding sequence ATGGATCTGATTTCGGACGGCATCTACAACCTGATCATCTTCGTGCTGGCGATCTACGTCGGCTACCACGTGGTCTGGAACGTCACCCCGGCCCTGCACACGCCGCTGATGGCGGTCACCAACGCGATCTCGGCAATCGTCATCGTCGGCGCCATGCTGGCCGCCGCGCTCACCGTCACCCCGCTGGGCAAGGCCATGGGCACCCTGGCCGTGGCGCTGGCCGCGGTCAACGTGTTCGGGGGCTTCCTGGTCACCCGTCGCATGCTGGAAATGTTCAAGAAGAAGGACCGCAGCGCGGCCAAGGCGGAGGGCAAGTAA
- a CDS encoding NAD(P)(+) transhydrogenase (Re/Si-specific) subunit beta, with protein sequence MSMNLITLLYLVASVCFIQALKGLSHPTTSRRGNLFGMIGMGIAVLTTVGLIFKLGSELATTGIGYVIVGLLIGGSVGTVMAKRVEMTKMPELVAFMHSMIGLAAVFIAIAAVVEPQSLGIVEQIGYAIPVGNRLELFLGAAIGAITFSGSVIAFGKLSGKYKFRLFQGAPVVFKGQHMVNLAVGLAIVGLGLVYTFTGNLTAFAILVALAFVIGVLIIIPIGGADMPVVVSMLNSYSGWAAAGIGFSLNNSMLIIAGSLVGSSGAILSYIMCKAMNRSFFNVILGGFGADADAGGPAGAQQERNVKSGSADDAAFLLTNADTVIIVPGYGLAVARAQHALMELAEKLTHMGVTVKYAIHPVAGRMPGHMNVLLAEAEVPYEQVFEMEDINSEFGQADVVLVLGANDVVNPAAKTDPKSPIAGMPILEAYKAKTVIVNKRSMASGYAGLDNELFYMDKTMMVFGDAKKVVEDMVKAVE encoded by the coding sequence ATGAGCATGAACCTGATCACCCTGCTCTATCTGGTCGCCTCGGTGTGCTTCATCCAGGCGCTGAAGGGCCTCTCCCACCCCACCACCTCACGTCGCGGCAACCTGTTCGGCATGATCGGCATGGGCATCGCGGTGCTCACCACCGTCGGCCTGATCTTCAAGCTCGGCAGCGAGCTGGCCACCACCGGCATCGGCTACGTGATCGTCGGCCTGCTGATCGGCGGCAGCGTCGGCACCGTCATGGCCAAGCGCGTCGAGATGACCAAGATGCCCGAGCTGGTCGCCTTCATGCACAGCATGATCGGTCTGGCCGCGGTATTCATCGCCATTGCCGCGGTGGTCGAACCGCAGTCGCTGGGCATCGTCGAGCAGATCGGCTACGCCATCCCCGTCGGTAACCGCCTGGAGCTGTTCCTCGGCGCGGCCATCGGTGCCATCACCTTCTCCGGTTCGGTGATCGCCTTCGGCAAGCTGTCGGGCAAGTACAAGTTCCGCCTGTTCCAGGGCGCTCCGGTGGTGTTCAAGGGCCAACACATGGTCAACCTGGCCGTGGGCCTGGCGATCGTCGGTCTGGGTCTGGTCTACACATTCACCGGCAACCTGACCGCCTTCGCCATCCTGGTGGCGCTGGCCTTCGTCATCGGTGTGCTGATCATCATCCCCATCGGCGGCGCGGACATGCCGGTGGTGGTGTCGATGCTCAACAGCTACTCGGGCTGGGCGGCCGCCGGTATCGGCTTCTCGCTGAACAACTCGATGCTGATCATCGCCGGCTCGCTGGTGGGCTCGAGCGGCGCGATCCTCTCGTACATCATGTGCAAGGCGATGAACCGCTCGTTCTTCAACGTGATCCTCGGCGGCTTTGGCGCCGACGCCGATGCCGGTGGCCCGGCGGGCGCCCAGCAGGAGCGCAACGTGAAGTCCGGTTCGGCCGATGATGCCGCCTTCCTGCTGACCAACGCCGACACCGTGATCATCGTGCCCGGCTACGGCCTGGCGGTGGCCCGCGCGCAGCACGCGCTGATGGAACTGGCCGAGAAGCTGACGCACATGGGCGTGACCGTGAAGTACGCGATCCACCCGGTCGCCGGCCGCATGCCGGGGCACATGAACGTGCTGCTGGCCGAAGCCGAGGTGCCTTACGAGCAGGTCTTCGAGATGGAGGACATCAACTCCGAGTTCGGCCAGGCCGACGTGGTGCTGGTGCTCGGCGCCAACGACGTGGTCAACCCGGCGGCCAAGACCGATCCGAAGTCGCCGATCGCCGGCATGCCGATCCTCGAGGCGTACAAGGCCAAGACCGTCATCGTCAACAAGCGCTCAATGGCCAGCGGCTACGCCGGCCTGGACAACGAGCTGTTCTACATGGACAAGACCATGATGGTCTTCGGCGACGCCAAGAAGGTCGTCGAGGACATGGTCAAGGCCGTGGAATGA
- a CDS encoding electron transfer flavoprotein-ubiquinone oxidoreductase, translated as MSREYMEFDVVIVGAGPAGLSAACRLKQKAADAGQEISVCVVEKGSEVGAHILSGAVFEPRALDELFPDWKELGAPLNTPVKRDDIYLLKNAEAASKLPNALVPKTMHNEGNYIISLGNLCRWLAQQAENLGVEIYPGFAAQEALIDENGIVRGIVTGDLGVDREGNPKDGMYTPGMELRAKYTLFAEGCRGHIGKQLINRFQLNANVDPQHYGIGIKELWDIDPAKHEQGLVVHTAGWPLDDENSGGSFLYHLENNQVVVGLIVDLSYSNPHLSPFDEFQRYKHHPVIKQYLDGGKRVSYGARAIAKGGLNCLPKMVFNGGALIGCDAGTLNFAKIKGSHTAMKSGMLAAEAAADALLAGREGGDELTAYQEGFKNSWLYDELYKSRNFGAAIHKWGAIKGGAFNFIDQNIFGGKIPFTLHDTKPDYACLKTAAESKKIDYPKPDGKLSFDKLSSVFLSNTNHEEDQPIHLRLTDPNVPIEKNLPLYDEPAQRYCPAGVYEVVSNDDGSKRFQINAQNCVHCKTCDIKDPAQNITWVAPEGTGGPTYPNM; from the coding sequence ATGAGTCGCGAATACATGGAATTCGACGTTGTCATCGTCGGCGCCGGCCCTGCAGGCCTTTCCGCTGCCTGCCGCCTGAAGCAGAAAGCCGCCGACGCTGGTCAGGAAATCAGTGTATGCGTCGTCGAAAAGGGTTCCGAAGTAGGCGCCCACATCCTCTCCGGCGCAGTCTTCGAGCCGCGTGCGCTGGATGAACTGTTCCCCGATTGGAAAGAACTTGGCGCCCCGCTGAACACTCCGGTCAAACGCGACGACATCTACCTGCTCAAGAACGCCGAAGCCGCCAGCAAGCTGCCCAACGCACTGGTTCCCAAGACCATGCACAACGAGGGCAACTACATCATTTCGCTCGGTAACCTGTGCCGCTGGCTGGCCCAGCAGGCCGAGAACCTGGGTGTCGAGATCTATCCAGGCTTCGCCGCTCAGGAAGCGCTGATCGACGAGAACGGCATCGTGCGCGGTATCGTCACCGGTGATCTGGGCGTCGACCGCGAAGGCAATCCGAAGGACGGCATGTACACGCCCGGGATGGAACTGCGCGCCAAGTACACGCTATTCGCCGAGGGCTGCCGCGGCCATATCGGCAAGCAACTGATCAACCGCTTCCAGCTCAACGCCAACGTCGATCCGCAGCATTACGGCATCGGCATCAAGGAGCTGTGGGACATCGACCCGGCCAAGCACGAGCAGGGTCTGGTCGTACACACCGCCGGCTGGCCACTGGACGATGAGAACTCCGGCGGCTCCTTCCTCTATCACCTGGAAAACAACCAGGTGGTCGTCGGCCTGATCGTCGATCTGTCCTACAGCAACCCGCACCTGTCGCCGTTCGACGAGTTCCAGCGCTACAAGCATCATCCGGTGATCAAGCAGTACCTGGACGGCGGCAAGCGCGTGTCCTACGGCGCCCGCGCCATCGCCAAGGGCGGCCTGAACTGCCTGCCGAAGATGGTATTCAACGGCGGTGCGCTGATCGGCTGCGACGCCGGCACCCTGAACTTCGCCAAGATCAAGGGCAGCCACACGGCGATGAAGTCCGGCATGCTCGCCGCCGAAGCGGCTGCCGACGCGCTGCTGGCCGGCCGCGAGGGCGGCGATGAGCTGACGGCGTATCAGGAAGGCTTCAAGAACAGCTGGCTGTACGACGAGCTGTACAAGAGCCGCAATTTCGGCGCCGCCATCCACAAGTGGGGGGCAATCAAGGGTGGCGCATTCAACTTCATCGATCAGAACATCTTCGGTGGCAAGATCCCCTTCACCCTGCACGACACCAAGCCGGACTATGCCTGCCTCAAGACGGCTGCAGAGTCGAAGAAAATCGACTACCCCAAGCCGGACGGCAAGCTGAGCTTCGACAAACTTTCCTCGGTATTCCTCTCCAACACCAACCACGAGGAAGACCAGCCGATCCACCTGCGGCTGACCGATCCGAACGTTCCGATCGAGAAGAACCTGCCGCTGTACGACGAGCCGGCACAGCGCTACTGCCCGGCCGGCGTGTACGAAGTCGTGAGCAACGACGATGGCAGCAAGCGCTTCCAGATCAACGCGCAGAACTGCGTGCACTGCAAGACCTGCGACATCAAGGACCCAGCGCAGAACATCACCTGGGTAGCGCCAGAAGGCACCGGTGGTCCGACTTATCCGAATATGTAG
- a CDS encoding MFS transporter, producing MNAANTNGRTTLVVWIILACGVVAALHLGKAAIATPMLQADLHLSLDEAGWLTGLFAGLGLLCGAPAGAVAAAFGGRNTLLLGLGVMALAGAGGAAMPSYPGLLVTRFLEGLGFMLVIVAGPAILERVTTGAERDVAFGLWSCFMPCGMALAMLVGPLFQTWQSFWWTSAALAVASIWVVTCRVPPSASPKTFTLKTMQADIRQLLCSRGAMLLALGFALYSLVFFALFSFLPVLLMERMDVSYRSAGVLSALASAMNASGNLAAGYLIARGAGRVQLVVIASTIMGLSGMGIFLGGLTAFATFLLCLFFSAIGGLIPATLLASAPLVARQAALVPITVGLMMQGSNLGQMLGSVAVGSVTTAFGWEMASAVVAMATVATGAVAFLLRPVLRDSVQCV from the coding sequence ATGAACGCGGCGAACACCAACGGGCGTACCACGCTCGTCGTGTGGATCATCCTGGCTTGCGGGGTCGTGGCGGCGCTGCATCTGGGCAAGGCGGCAATCGCCACACCCATGCTACAGGCAGACTTGCACCTGAGCCTGGATGAAGCCGGCTGGCTTACCGGTCTGTTTGCAGGGCTAGGGCTCCTGTGTGGAGCGCCCGCAGGCGCTGTGGCGGCAGCTTTTGGCGGCAGAAACACGCTGTTGCTGGGGCTCGGGGTGATGGCGCTCGCCGGAGCAGGCGGGGCCGCCATGCCGTCATATCCGGGCCTGCTGGTCACCCGTTTCCTGGAGGGGCTCGGCTTCATGCTGGTAATCGTCGCTGGTCCGGCGATACTGGAACGCGTCACGACCGGCGCTGAGCGGGATGTGGCTTTTGGGCTCTGGAGCTGTTTCATGCCGTGTGGGATGGCGCTGGCAATGCTGGTAGGGCCGCTGTTCCAAACCTGGCAATCTTTTTGGTGGACAAGCGCGGCGCTGGCCGTGGCTTCGATTTGGGTAGTGACTTGCCGCGTGCCCCCAAGCGCCTCGCCCAAAACCTTCACCTTAAAAACCATGCAGGCTGATATTCGACAGTTGCTTTGTTCCAGAGGCGCGATGTTGCTCGCCTTGGGGTTTGCACTGTACAGCCTGGTGTTCTTTGCCCTGTTCAGCTTTCTGCCGGTTCTGCTGATGGAGCGGATGGACGTCTCATACCGCAGCGCTGGCGTGCTAAGCGCACTGGCAAGTGCCATGAACGCCAGCGGGAATCTCGCAGCAGGTTATTTGATCGCACGTGGCGCTGGACGCGTCCAGCTAGTAGTCATTGCAAGCACCATCATGGGGCTATCCGGAATGGGTATCTTCCTGGGCGGCCTAACGGCTTTTGCAACTTTCCTCCTGTGCCTGTTTTTTTCGGCGATCGGGGGGCTGATCCCGGCTACCTTGCTCGCCTCCGCACCGCTAGTCGCGCGCCAAGCCGCGCTTGTACCGATCACCGTCGGCCTGATGATGCAAGGAAGCAATCTCGGACAGATGCTCGGGTCGGTTGCAGTGGGCAGCGTAACGACAGCCTTTGGCTGGGAGATGGCTAGCGCAGTGGTGGCGATGGCGACGGTGGCGACCGGTGCCGTCGCCTTTCTACTGCGTCCGGTGCTGCGCGATAGCGTCCAATGCGTGTAG
- the wrbA gene encoding NAD(P)H:quinone oxidoreductase produces the protein MTKVLVLYYSSYGHIETVASAVAEGARQAGASVDIRRVPELVPEDVARKAGYKLNQSAAVAQVSELPNYDAIVIGTPTRFGNMASQMKNFLDQCGGLWFEDRLVGKVGSVFTSTGSQHGGQESTLLSTHTVLLHLGMVVVGLPYSFKGQLRMDAITGGTPYGASTLAEDNGNDRQPSDNELEGARFQGRHVAQVAAAIAAANIGAQR, from the coding sequence ATGACGAAAGTACTGGTGCTCTATTACTCCTCCTATGGCCATATCGAGACCGTTGCATCTGCTGTTGCCGAGGGCGCTCGCCAGGCTGGCGCCTCGGTCGACATCAGGCGGGTGCCGGAGCTGGTGCCCGAAGATGTCGCTCGCAAGGCCGGATACAAGCTGAACCAGTCCGCCGCCGTGGCACAGGTCTCCGAGCTGCCGAACTACGATGCGATCGTGATCGGCACGCCGACGCGCTTCGGCAACATGGCATCGCAAATGAAAAACTTCCTCGACCAGTGCGGCGGGCTCTGGTTCGAGGATAGGCTGGTCGGGAAGGTGGGCAGCGTATTCACTTCTACCGGAAGTCAGCATGGTGGCCAGGAAAGCACCCTCCTTTCGACGCACACCGTGCTGCTGCACCTGGGCATGGTCGTGGTCGGGCTACCGTACAGCTTCAAGGGCCAGTTGCGGATGGATGCCATTACCGGGGGCACGCCCTATGGCGCCTCGACACTGGCGGAGGACAACGGGAACGATCGCCAGCCAAGCGACAATGAGCTCGAAGGCGCACGCTTCCAGGGGCGGCACGTGGCGCAAGTGGCCGCGGCCATCGCAGCCGCGAACATCGGGGCGCAAAGATGA